The following are from one region of the Klebsiella aerogenes genome:
- a CDS encoding DNA polymerase — protein MSETILWGDLETYCEIPINNGTHAYAEGVEVMLFAWAIGDEPVSVWDLTAGEPIPSRLRKAIADPNTILFFHNSHFDRTVLRHAMPELAPPVERWRDTMVQALAHSLPGALGALCEVLGVPQDKAKDKEGKSLIQLFCKPRPKNSKLRRATSKTHPVEWQRFVAYAGLDIEAMREVYKRLPKWNYQGTELALWHRDQRINDRGVCMDVQLAQAAIEAVDLEQKRLAKRTQVMTDGEVQAATQRDAMIKHIVESYGVELPDMQRSTLERRIADPDLPSPVKELLAIRLQASTTSTSKYKSLMKGISSDGRLRGTLQFCGASRTGRWAGRLFQPQNLPRPTLEQEHIDEGIEALKSGCADLLFDNVMELTSSALRGCIMAPAGKKLVVSDLSNIEGRMLAWLAGEQWKLAAFRQYDEGTGPDLYKLAYAKAFNITPEDVTKYQRQIGKVMELGLGFGGGVAAFLTFALVYGLDLEELATAALPNIPRDVQREAKSWYDESVKRKATYGLSERVFIACDSLKRLWRRAHPETCDFWYQLERTVRAAIVTPKKTLYCGYLKVRRDGAWLRIQLPSGRALCYPSPTIEKGNITYMGINSYSRKWQRLKTYGGKLVENVTQAAARDVLAGNMPLIENAGYSIVLTVHDEVICEAPDTDDYTDAALSSLLSTNPEWAPDIPLNAGGFEAYHYRKD, from the coding sequence ATGTCTGAAACCATTCTCTGGGGCGACCTGGAAACCTATTGCGAAATCCCCATCAACAACGGTACCCACGCTTATGCCGAGGGCGTCGAAGTAATGCTGTTCGCCTGGGCTATCGGTGACGAACCGGTTAGCGTCTGGGATTTGACAGCTGGCGAACCTATCCCCAGCAGACTGCGCAAGGCTATTGCCGACCCTAACACCATTCTGTTTTTCCACAATTCGCACTTTGACCGCACGGTGCTACGCCATGCAATGCCGGAGTTAGCGCCGCCAGTTGAGCGCTGGCGCGACACAATGGTGCAGGCGCTGGCGCACAGTCTCCCCGGCGCACTGGGGGCACTCTGCGAAGTGCTGGGCGTTCCGCAGGATAAGGCGAAGGATAAAGAAGGCAAATCGCTGATCCAGCTCTTCTGTAAGCCCCGCCCGAAGAACAGCAAGCTGCGCCGCGCAACCAGCAAAACGCACCCGGTGGAGTGGCAGCGGTTTGTTGCCTACGCCGGGCTGGATATCGAGGCAATGCGCGAAGTCTATAAACGGTTGCCGAAGTGGAACTATCAGGGCACCGAGCTGGCACTGTGGCATCGAGACCAACGTATCAACGACCGCGGCGTATGCATGGATGTACAGCTCGCACAGGCCGCTATCGAAGCGGTAGACCTTGAACAGAAGCGACTGGCAAAGCGTACGCAGGTGATGACCGACGGCGAAGTGCAGGCGGCCACACAGCGCGACGCGATGATTAAGCACATTGTCGAATCATACGGCGTCGAGTTGCCGGACATGCAACGCAGCACGCTGGAACGCCGAATCGCTGACCCTGATCTGCCGTCGCCAGTGAAAGAGCTGCTGGCTATCCGCCTGCAGGCCAGCACCACGAGCACCAGTAAGTACAAATCGCTGATGAAGGGCATCAGTAGCGACGGGCGTCTGCGCGGTACGCTGCAATTCTGCGGTGCATCGCGTACCGGGCGCTGGGCCGGGCGGTTGTTCCAGCCCCAGAACCTGCCCCGCCCGACGCTCGAGCAGGAACACATCGATGAAGGCATCGAAGCGCTTAAATCAGGTTGTGCCGATCTGCTTTTCGATAATGTCATGGAGCTGACCAGCTCGGCGCTGCGCGGTTGCATTATGGCGCCGGCGGGTAAAAAGCTGGTCGTATCTGACCTGTCGAACATCGAAGGCCGTATGCTGGCCTGGCTTGCCGGTGAGCAGTGGAAGCTGGCAGCTTTCCGGCAGTATGACGAAGGCACCGGCCCCGACCTCTACAAACTGGCTTACGCCAAAGCGTTCAACATCACCCCGGAAGATGTGACCAAATACCAGCGCCAGATCGGCAAGGTGATGGAACTGGGCCTCGGCTTCGGTGGCGGCGTCGCGGCGTTTCTGACCTTCGCGCTGGTCTATGGCCTCGATCTCGAGGAGCTGGCAACCGCCGCGCTGCCGAATATTCCGCGCGATGTTCAGCGTGAAGCTAAGAGCTGGTATGACGAATCGGTGAAACGTAAAGCGACGTACGGGCTATCGGAGCGCGTCTTCATCGCTTGCGATTCGCTTAAACGCCTGTGGCGCCGGGCGCACCCGGAAACCTGCGATTTCTGGTACCAGCTCGAGCGTACCGTCCGCGCCGCAATTGTCACCCCTAAGAAAACGCTTTATTGCGGCTATCTGAAAGTGCGCCGCGATGGCGCCTGGCTGCGTATCCAGTTGCCGTCCGGACGCGCACTCTGCTACCCGTCGCCGACGATCGAGAAGGGAAACATCACCTATATGGGGATTAACTCATACTCGCGGAAATGGCAACGGCTCAAAACCTACGGCGGAAAGCTGGTCGAAAACGTCACACAGGCCGCCGCCCGCGACGTTCTGGCCGGTAACATGCCGCTGATCGAGAACGCCGGATACAGCATTGTACTCACCGTGCACGATGAAGTTATTTGCGAAGCGCCGGACACCGACGACTACACCGACGCTGCGCTCTCTTCCCTGCTCTCCACTAACCCCGAATGGGCGCCCGATATCCCGCTGAACGCCGGCGGCTTTGAGGCGTATCACTACCGTAAGGATTAA
- a CDS encoding helix-turn-helix transcriptional regulator, producing MINERIRKARREIKMTQEALAKRIGLTKATISMWESGNTAPNGKNLINLAEALNVSPEWLLTGKETDKKPVESNARVEGGFSGWDSNTPLEADEVEIPFFKEVELSAGNGTYVDLDRSGCKLRFAKSTLRKAGVDIESAACVSVSGNSMEPVLPDGAVVGVDMAKSSIKDGKVYAIDQDGLLRVKLLYRLPDGIRIRSYNRDEYADEEYFNHDANKIKIIGQVFWYSVLL from the coding sequence ATGATTAACGAACGTATTCGCAAAGCCCGCCGTGAAATAAAAATGACGCAGGAAGCTCTTGCTAAGCGTATAGGTCTGACTAAAGCCACGATTTCGATGTGGGAGTCTGGTAACACCGCGCCAAACGGTAAGAACTTGATTAACCTAGCGGAAGCTTTAAACGTCTCACCTGAATGGCTTCTGACAGGAAAAGAAACTGATAAAAAGCCTGTGGAGTCTAACGCTAGAGTGGAAGGCGGTTTTTCTGGGTGGGATTCGAATACACCACTCGAGGCTGATGAGGTGGAAATACCTTTCTTCAAGGAAGTTGAGTTGTCGGCGGGCAACGGTACCTATGTCGATTTAGATCGGTCCGGTTGTAAATTACGTTTTGCAAAGTCTACATTGCGCAAAGCTGGTGTAGATATCGAGTCCGCTGCATGTGTTAGCGTTAGCGGAAATAGCATGGAGCCGGTGCTCCCGGACGGTGCGGTTGTGGGGGTGGATATGGCAAAATCGTCGATCAAAGACGGTAAAGTCTATGCCATTGACCAGGACGGACTACTAAGAGTGAAACTACTCTACAGATTGCCTGACGGTATCCGCATCCGTTCGTATAACCGTGACGAATACGCTGATGAAGAGTATTTCAACCATGATGCCAATAAGATTAAAATTATTGGGCAAGTATTCTGGTATTCAGTTCTTCTCTAA
- a CDS encoding tyrosine-type recombinase/integrase, with protein MAISDTKLRSLYGKPYSGPAEITDSDGLGIRITPKGVISFQFRFRWDGKQHRLGLGRYPSLTLRDARNKVADLREAVDKGIDPRILAGGLRAQNKPTVKECLDYWRENYVDISLREKTQALYKSTVIKHMSDVFPGVPVEDIPVRLWVERFTEEERINPRRARQLLIQLRTAIGWCVRRQFVSAPELMLLQPKDIGVKPSVGEVTLSYNQLAKIWLAIERSRGSTSNRLLHQLLMLYGARNSEIRDSVKGEFNREEGVWLLPAERSKTKKVVRRPIFDAADTLLKKAEMTYGNILFPGPDLTKPMSIAGANRFLKRIEVSLGIGEFTAHDFRRTLATRLSEEGVAPHVIEKMLGHELGGVLTVYNKHDWIAEQKDAYELYAEKIFWHIKKISG; from the coding sequence ATGGCAATTAGCGACACAAAACTGCGTTCTCTCTATGGTAAACCATATTCGGGCCCGGCTGAAATCACTGATTCAGACGGGCTTGGGATCCGCATAACGCCTAAAGGTGTAATCAGCTTTCAGTTCCGTTTTCGTTGGGACGGCAAACAGCATCGTCTGGGGCTTGGACGCTACCCATCCTTAACGTTAAGAGACGCTCGCAACAAGGTTGCCGATTTGCGCGAGGCAGTTGATAAAGGGATTGACCCCCGGATCCTGGCCGGCGGGCTACGCGCCCAAAACAAGCCCACGGTAAAAGAGTGCCTGGACTACTGGAGGGAAAACTACGTTGATATCTCGTTGAGGGAAAAAACGCAGGCGCTCTATAAATCGACAGTCATTAAACATATGAGCGATGTTTTCCCAGGGGTTCCTGTCGAAGATATCCCCGTGCGGTTATGGGTGGAGCGGTTCACCGAAGAGGAGCGTATTAACCCTCGGCGTGCCAGGCAGCTACTGATTCAATTACGAACGGCGATAGGGTGGTGCGTTCGTAGGCAGTTTGTCAGCGCGCCTGAGCTGATGCTCCTGCAGCCTAAGGATATCGGTGTTAAGCCCTCAGTCGGTGAGGTGACGCTAAGCTACAACCAGCTTGCAAAAATCTGGCTGGCTATTGAGCGCAGCCGTGGTTCAACGTCGAACCGGTTGTTGCATCAGTTATTAATGCTTTATGGCGCAAGAAATAGCGAGATACGGGATTCGGTAAAGGGTGAGTTTAACAGGGAAGAGGGGGTCTGGCTGCTTCCAGCCGAAAGGAGTAAGACCAAAAAAGTTGTCAGGAGACCGATTTTTGACGCGGCGGATACTTTGCTGAAAAAGGCAGAAATGACCTACGGAAACATTCTTTTCCCTGGGCCTGATCTGACTAAGCCTATGTCTATCGCCGGTGCTAATCGCTTCCTGAAAAGAATCGAGGTTTCACTGGGGATTGGCGAATTTACCGCACATGACTTTCGTCGCACGCTGGCAACTCGCCTTTCTGAAGAGGGGGTTGCCCCGCATGTTATCGAGAAGATGCTGGGGCATGAGCTTGGCGGCGTCCTGACTGTGTACAATAAGCATGACTGGATAGCAGAACAGAAAGACGCCTACGAGCTGTACGCAGAAAAGATATTCTGGCATATCAAGAAGATTTCGGGTTGA
- a CDS encoding DEAD/DEAH box helicase, with translation MVTSKLFTPRPYQDLIINHEIDIERCNIWAGMGMGKTVATLTALEDLFMCGAETQPALVLAPLRVAASTWPDEAVKWGHLRNIEVQPIVGTAKARAAALANSNASVFTINYDNLVWLAEELGGRWPFATVIPDESTRLKSFRLRGGGKRAAALGKVAHKHVRRWMNLTGTPAPNGLVDLWGQAWFVDQGQRLGRTYGAFTSRWFNSIQFPGQSWTKLEPFAHSQDEIQRALADVTISLDAADWFDIEEPIHNVIRVDMPPKARQQYREMEKEMFLELNGEGIEAPNAAAKTVKCLQIASGAVYTDDDGSWSELHDAKLQALDSILTEAAGAPVLVAYHWKHDLERLLKAFPRGRHLDQDPQTLRDWNAGKIPVLFAHPASAGHGLNMQDGGNILVFFSHWWDLEQYQQIIERIGPTRQIQAGHNRPVFIHHIIAAGTMDEMVMERRNSKRTVQDILLDAMKKRGQ, from the coding sequence ATGGTGACCTCTAAGCTATTCACCCCCCGCCCATACCAAGACCTCATAATCAATCACGAAATCGATATCGAGCGCTGCAATATCTGGGCGGGTATGGGTATGGGTAAAACCGTGGCGACGCTGACTGCGCTGGAAGATCTCTTCATGTGCGGCGCAGAGACACAGCCCGCGCTGGTACTGGCGCCGCTGCGCGTGGCGGCCAGCACATGGCCTGATGAAGCTGTGAAATGGGGCCACCTGCGCAATATCGAAGTGCAGCCAATTGTCGGTACCGCCAAAGCGCGCGCAGCGGCGCTGGCAAACAGCAACGCCAGCGTGTTCACCATCAACTACGACAATCTGGTGTGGCTGGCCGAAGAACTCGGCGGCCGGTGGCCTTTCGCTACTGTCATTCCTGACGAAAGCACCCGGCTTAAGTCTTTCCGGCTGCGCGGCGGTGGTAAACGCGCGGCTGCACTCGGCAAAGTGGCGCATAAGCATGTGCGCCGCTGGATGAACCTCACCGGCACGCCGGCGCCGAATGGCCTGGTGGATTTGTGGGGTCAGGCGTGGTTTGTCGACCAGGGCCAACGCCTCGGGCGCACGTACGGCGCGTTCACCTCCCGCTGGTTTAACTCGATACAATTCCCCGGCCAGAGCTGGACAAAGCTGGAGCCGTTCGCGCATTCGCAGGACGAGATCCAACGCGCGCTGGCTGACGTCACTATCTCGCTTGATGCCGCCGACTGGTTCGATATCGAAGAGCCAATCCATAACGTTATTCGCGTGGATATGCCACCAAAGGCGCGCCAGCAGTATCGCGAGATGGAAAAAGAAATGTTCCTCGAGCTGAACGGTGAAGGCATCGAAGCGCCTAACGCGGCCGCCAAAACCGTTAAGTGTCTGCAAATCGCCAGTGGCGCGGTCTACACCGACGACGACGGGAGCTGGTCAGAACTTCACGACGCGAAGCTGCAGGCGCTGGACAGCATACTCACTGAAGCAGCTGGCGCGCCGGTACTGGTTGCCTACCACTGGAAACACGACCTCGAGCGGTTGCTTAAAGCATTCCCCCGTGGCCGCCATCTTGACCAGGATCCGCAGACGCTGCGCGACTGGAACGCCGGAAAAATACCGGTTCTGTTCGCCCACCCTGCCAGCGCCGGCCACGGACTGAACATGCAGGACGGCGGCAACATACTGGTGTTTTTCTCGCACTGGTGGGATCTGGAGCAGTACCAGCAAATTATCGAACGCATCGGGCCAACCCGGCAGATTCAGGCCGGACACAACCGCCCGGTATTCATACACCACATTATCGCCGCCGGCACTATGGATGAAATGGTGATGGAACGGCGCAATTCAAAACGAACAGTGCAGGACATCCTGCTCGATGCCATGAAAAAGAGAGGCCAGTAG
- a CDS encoding AlpA family transcriptional regulator yields MITEKEVMQMMRISSRMTIWKYTERYNFPKPIRTHPKQYLLSEVEAWILNGGINPKSS; encoded by the coding sequence ATGATAACCGAAAAAGAAGTGATGCAGATGATGCGCATTTCATCGCGTATGACCATATGGAAATATACCGAGCGTTACAATTTTCCAAAACCGATACGCACCCACCCCAAACAATACCTGCTGTCGGAGGTGGAAGCGTGGATCTTAAACGGCGGTATCAACCCGAAATCTTCTTGA
- a CDS encoding ANR family transcriptional regulator, producing the protein MAFKYRDSPLYYRSAREAVQLEQAGEFDRAAKVWAKANRESRNELNQEWSERRNDFCLMQNMRERRKAVEDELSR; encoded by the coding sequence ATGGCATTCAAATACAGAGACAGTCCGCTGTATTACCGGTCTGCGCGCGAAGCCGTGCAGCTGGAGCAGGCGGGAGAATTTGACCGCGCGGCGAAGGTCTGGGCGAAAGCCAACCGGGAATCGCGCAACGAACTAAATCAGGAATGGAGCGAACGGCGGAATGACTTCTGCCTGATGCAGAACATGCGCGAACGGCGCAAGGCGGTGGAAGATGAGCTATCGAGGTAA
- a CDS encoding DUF2815 family protein, which translates to MKLKLNNVRLAFPALFEAKTVNGEGDPRFSAVFLMDPKHPQLEEVRKTLKQVAKEKWGEKWETIYGQLEKKLNLCLHDGDEKAEYEGFPGNFFLNAANKARPTVIDRDRTALVQADGRPYAGCYVNAVVDIWAQDNNFGKRINASLSGVQFLRDGDAFAGGGVAAPDDFDDISEGADAGELI; encoded by the coding sequence ATGAAATTGAAACTCAATAACGTACGTCTGGCCTTCCCTGCTCTGTTCGAAGCGAAAACTGTGAACGGTGAAGGCGATCCGCGCTTCTCGGCTGTTTTCCTGATGGACCCTAAGCACCCACAACTCGAAGAAGTTCGCAAAACGCTTAAACAGGTGGCGAAAGAGAAATGGGGCGAGAAGTGGGAAACCATCTACGGCCAGCTGGAGAAAAAGCTCAATCTCTGCCTGCACGATGGCGACGAGAAAGCCGAGTATGAGGGCTTTCCGGGTAATTTCTTCCTGAACGCAGCGAACAAAGCCCGCCCTACCGTTATCGACCGCGACCGTACCGCGCTGGTACAGGCCGACGGCCGCCCGTATGCCGGCTGCTACGTTAACGCCGTGGTGGATATCTGGGCGCAGGATAACAACTTTGGTAAGCGCATCAACGCATCGCTAAGCGGCGTCCAGTTCCTGCGCGACGGTGACGCGTTCGCGGGCGGTGGTGTGGCAGCGCCGGACGACTTCGACGATATCAGCGAAGGTGCCGACGCTGGCGAGCTGATTTAA
- a CDS encoding VRR-NUC domain-containing protein has protein sequence MAYERESIIEKHLAAAVKAAGGIAYKFVSPGRRSVPDRIVLLPGGRIVFVECKAPGKAPRADQLREHERLRALGFNVVVLDSKDLEGIL, from the coding sequence ATGGCCTACGAACGCGAGAGCATTATAGAAAAACACCTCGCCGCTGCGGTGAAAGCCGCCGGCGGGATTGCCTATAAGTTCGTATCCCCTGGGCGCCGTTCGGTCCCCGATCGCATCGTTCTGCTGCCCGGCGGCCGTATCGTTTTTGTGGAGTGCAAAGCACCCGGCAAAGCACCACGCGCCGACCAGCTGCGCGAGCACGAAAGGCTGCGCGCGCTGGGCTTTAACGTGGTTGTGCTGGATAGCAAAGATCTGGAGGGAATATTGTGA
- the sbcB gene encoding exodeoxyribonuclease I, whose translation MQSTFLFHDYETFGTSPSLDRPAQFAAIRTDEDLNIIGEPEVFYCKPADDYLPQPQAVMITGITPQEALAKGGNEAAFAHRINDLFTVPKTCIVGYNNVRFDDEVSRNIFYRNFYDPYAWSWQHDNSRWDLLDVMRACYALRPEGINWPENEDGLPSFRLEHLTVANGIEHSNAHDAMADVYATIAMAKLVKTQQPRLFDYLYSHRNKRKLATLIDIPQMKPLVHVSGMFGAARGNTSLVAPLAWHPDNRNAVIMVDLAGDMSPLLELDADTLRERLYTPRAELGDLPAAPIKLVHLNKCPVLAQANTLRPQDADRLGINIQRCRENAELLRAHPQVREKVVALYAEAEPFTPSDNVDAQLYNGFFSDADRTAMKIVLETEPRNLPALDITFADPRIERLLFNYRARNFPGTLDENEQQRWLEHRRNVFTPEFLQAYADELQVMYQQYADDSEKQALLKALWQYAQNIV comes from the coding sequence ATACAGAGCACATTCCTCTTCCACGACTACGAAACCTTCGGTACCAGCCCTTCGCTCGATAGGCCGGCGCAGTTCGCCGCCATCCGCACCGATGAAGACCTGAATATCATTGGCGAGCCGGAAGTATTTTACTGTAAACCCGCGGACGACTACCTGCCGCAGCCACAGGCGGTGATGATTACCGGTATTACGCCGCAGGAGGCGCTGGCCAAAGGCGGTAACGAAGCCGCTTTCGCCCACCGTATCAACGATCTGTTCACGGTGCCGAAAACCTGTATCGTCGGATACAATAATGTCCGTTTCGATGACGAAGTCAGCCGGAATATCTTTTATCGCAATTTTTATGATCCTTACGCCTGGAGTTGGCAACACGATAACTCGCGCTGGGATCTCCTCGACGTGATGCGCGCCTGCTATGCCCTGCGCCCGGAAGGGATCAACTGGCCGGAAAACGAAGACGGCCTGCCAAGCTTTCGTCTTGAGCACCTGACCGTCGCCAATGGCATTGAACACAGCAACGCTCACGACGCAATGGCCGATGTCTATGCCACTATCGCGATGGCGAAACTGGTGAAGACCCAACAGCCGCGTCTGTTTGATTATCTGTACAGTCATCGTAATAAGCGCAAGCTGGCGACGTTGATTGACATCCCACAAATGAAACCACTGGTCCATGTTTCCGGGATGTTCGGCGCCGCACGCGGCAATACCAGTCTGGTCGCGCCGTTGGCCTGGCATCCGGATAACCGCAATGCGGTCATTATGGTTGATCTGGCGGGCGATATGTCGCCTCTGTTGGAACTCGACGCTGATACCCTGCGCGAGCGTTTATATACCCCCAGAGCCGAACTTGGCGATTTACCCGCGGCGCCGATTAAGCTGGTGCATCTCAATAAATGCCCGGTGCTGGCGCAGGCCAATACGCTACGTCCGCAGGATGCCGACCGGCTGGGAATCAATATTCAGCGCTGCCGGGAGAATGCCGAGCTGCTGCGCGCTCATCCGCAGGTACGCGAGAAAGTGGTGGCGCTGTATGCCGAAGCCGAGCCATTCACGCCATCCGATAACGTTGATGCCCAGCTTTATAATGGATTCTTTAGCGATGCCGATCGCACAGCGATGAAAATCGTCCTCGAGACCGAGCCTCGCAATCTACCGGCACTGGATATTACTTTCGCCGACCCGCGCATTGAGCGGCTGCTGTTTAATTACCGCGCGCGCAACTTCCCCGGCACACTTGATGAAAACGAGCAACAGCGCTGGTTAGAGCATCGCCGTAACGTGTTTACGCCGGAGTTTTTACAAGCCTATGCCGATGAGCTGCAGGTGATGTATCAACAGTATG
- a CDS encoding DUF2800 domain-containing protein, with translation MNDEGQNTQSRVLDDFEVISTPLELPICDLLERVPLLTPEQLAEVYSQVERIEIFCTAIREKVGSDLAAGLTVPGYKLVTASEGDQKWCDQDAAEELLKSFRLKQDQMYNQTVISPSQAEALLKEDSPRRWTKVEALITRSDGMPAIAPESDPRPALNVNPVNDFEDVSDETFADDLI, from the coding sequence ATGAATGACGAAGGACAGAATACCCAAAGCCGTGTACTCGATGACTTCGAAGTAATTTCTACACCTCTCGAACTCCCGATTTGCGATCTACTGGAACGCGTCCCGTTGTTAACCCCCGAGCAATTAGCGGAGGTGTATAGCCAGGTAGAGCGCATCGAAATCTTTTGCACGGCCATCCGCGAAAAGGTAGGCAGTGATCTGGCCGCCGGTCTCACGGTGCCGGGTTATAAACTGGTCACAGCATCAGAAGGCGACCAGAAATGGTGTGATCAAGACGCTGCGGAAGAGCTGCTGAAGTCTTTCAGACTGAAGCAAGACCAGATGTACAACCAGACGGTGATTAGCCCTTCACAGGCGGAGGCGCTATTGAAAGAAGACAGCCCACGCCGCTGGACGAAAGTCGAAGCGCTGATAACCCGCTCTGATGGTATGCCCGCCATCGCGCCTGAATCCGACCCGCGCCCCGCCCTCAACGTTAACCCTGTAAACGATTTCGAGGACGTTTCTGATGAAACGTTCGCTGACGACCTCATTTGA
- a CDS encoding Cro/CI family transcriptional regulator — protein sequence MKKSKAIELAGSKAKLARLLKVSKGAVSQWGDEIPELRALQLEKLLKKSASKQKA from the coding sequence ATGAAAAAATCAAAAGCCATAGAACTGGCCGGTAGCAAGGCTAAACTAGCTAGGCTGCTGAAAGTGTCGAAAGGTGCCGTATCGCAGTGGGGCGATGAGATCCCCGAACTGCGCGCCTTACAGCTTGAAAAATTGCTTAAAAAATCAGCCTCAAAACAAAAGGCGTAA
- a CDS encoding SprT-like domain-containing protein: MKFDTREAWLHAATQEMAPAFKEYGAPLPPKIRIAIGFPSAGLRGRAIGECWSKECSEDEHFEIFIRPDYSDHENFTMQVLATLAHELIHAALGIEEGHGPNFKRVYKAIGLAGRATATYAGPEFIEAMRPVIAKIGEIPHGVMKSDRGVSTRKKKQKNRYHKCACPECGYTVRAAKKWLELGPPCCPFHGEMITDGDL; the protein is encoded by the coding sequence GTGAAATTCGATACCCGCGAGGCGTGGCTTCATGCAGCTACGCAGGAAATGGCGCCAGCGTTCAAGGAATACGGCGCACCACTTCCGCCAAAAATAAGGATCGCTATTGGCTTCCCGTCTGCTGGTTTGCGCGGGCGGGCAATTGGCGAGTGCTGGAGTAAGGAGTGTTCCGAGGATGAGCATTTCGAAATCTTCATCCGACCGGATTACAGCGACCACGAAAATTTCACCATGCAGGTGCTGGCAACACTGGCGCATGAACTTATCCACGCTGCGCTCGGCATTGAGGAAGGCCACGGCCCTAACTTCAAACGCGTGTACAAAGCAATCGGCCTCGCCGGTCGCGCAACCGCAACGTATGCGGGACCTGAATTTATCGAGGCGATGCGCCCGGTTATCGCCAAAATCGGCGAAATCCCTCACGGCGTAATGAAATCAGATCGTGGCGTGTCCACGCGCAAGAAAAAGCAAAAGAACCGATATCACAAATGCGCTTGCCCCGAATGTGGCTACACCGTACGCGCTGCAAAAAAGTGGCTCGAGCTGGGGCCGCCCTGCTGCCCCTTCCACGGAGAAATGATAACCGATGGTGACCTCTAA